The Tolypothrix sp. NIES-4075 DNA segment GCCGATAGTATTGACGAAATTCGTCAGCGTCCCCTTGATTGGTCACGTCAACTACCTTTAGCGCAGTATTTAGCAGCAAGGACTAATCATAAGTTTCCCCCTGTTTTGGTGGTGATTAACCAACCTTGGGTGGATAATCCGAAAGCTGCTGAGTGGGATAAACAAGGAATTGCGACAAAATCGACTATTGATTTTACCCCATTAGATAAAGATGGCAAAGTCGGGTTACTCAACGTTTCCGAAGAGGATGTATCTATTTATGCACTCGATGGTCAGCATCGACTGATGGGGGTACAGGGTTTGATGGAGTTGATTAAAACTCGCAAACTCCAGCGTTACAAAAAAGATAAAACTGCTGACGATACTTTTATTACTTTATCTGATTTGATCGAGCAGTATCATGTAGACCCAGCTTATTTGCAAAACTTACCCGCAGAAAAGATTGGGATTGAATTTATTTGTGCGATCGCTGCTGGAGAAACCCGTGAACAAGCAAGACGACGGGTGAGATCCATTTTTGTTCATGTTAACTTGATGGCTGCACCTTTAACAAAAGGTCAGTTAGCGCAGTTAAATGAAGATGATGGTTTTTCGATAGTTGCAAGAAAAATCGCTGTGACGCATCCATTATTTGAACAACAACAAAATCGCAAACCTCGTGTTAATTGGGATAGTGCAACAGTAGCATCGAAATCAACAGTTTTAACCACCCTGCAAGCTCTGCAAGATATGTCTGTGCGATATTTGGGGCAAAAATTCCCTTTGTGGAAACCCTTGGATAAAGGCTTAATTCCCATGCGTCCAGAGGATGACGAACTTCAAGAGGGAATTAACGAGTTTGAGAACTTGTTTGATTATTTAGCGAGTCTTCCCAGTTATCAGCTTCTAGAAGAAGAAGATACACCACCTTTGCGACGATTCAGCTTTGAGAAGGAGGGGGGAGAAGGAAATATGCTTTTTCGTCCTGTGGGACAAGTAGCGATCGCGCAAGCTTTGGGAATTTTGGTTTTTCGCAAAGGGTTATTACTCGAAGACATATTTAAGAAGCTTCGCAGATTCGACCAAAAGGGAGGATTTAGCGGTATGGAGTATCCGCAATCTCTTTGGTATGGGGTTTTGTACGACCCAAATAAAAAGCGGATTCAAGTTGCTGGACGGGATTTGGCAGCGAAGTTACTAATATATATTTTAGGTGGAATCACAGATCAGATGGAGCGTGCAGAACTTCGCAAAGCTTTAGCGAATGCGAGAACTGTGGAAAATAAAACAATCAGTTTTGATGGGAAGTTTGTTGAACCAAAAGAAGTAGGACTTCCACCAGTTCTTAAGTAATCAAGTTAACGTAGCTTTTTGAACTGTGACTTTCACTGAGGCTAAATATTACATATACTCCTATTATATTGGCTAATATCTGCCAATATTTATAGGTATTTATATGGCTCAAATTAACGAAAATATTAACGATAGCGTTTCTTCTGAAGTCAAAACTAAGTTTAGCGCTTTTCTTGAGCCATTTTTCTTTGAACATCATCGCGATCGCTGTTATCCAGGATTGATTTTTCAGCATGGAAAGCGGACAATGCTGCAAATCAACGTACCTGCAAGTGACTTTTCCGGACTTCTCCAAGCTAAACCATCCACAGGTAACGATCCTGATTCTGGTAAAAATCGTCCAGAAGTCAAAGGTCATGCGAATGAAATTAAAAAATATATTATTGAACGCGCTAAAAAAGATAAACCTTGGATTGTTGGGACAATCACAGCAAATTTAGATCCAAAAGACATAAAAATTATTGAATTAGGTCGAGGTATTTGTTTAGTTGTTATTCGTCGGGGAGTTAAGTTAGATATCACTGATGGACAACATCGTAAAAGTGCGATTCACGAATTAATAGAAAGTGCTGAAAGTCATTTAATTAGTGATGACGATTTTCCGATTACATTAGTTTTAGAAGGTGATTTTCAGCAATGTCAGGCAGATTTTCGAGACATGGCTCAAACAAGACAATTAGATAAATCTTTGTTAGTATCATTTGGTGAGTTCTCTGGGAGAGTTGGCATTACCAAAGAATTAATCAAAAGAGTGCCAATGTTTGAAGGTAAGACAGAAAAGATTAAATTGACTCCCGCTACCAAACAAAAGTTAATTTACACAACTAATTTCATCGCTAGATTCGTAAGTTGCGTTTTTACTAACGATCCCAGCCATCAACTTCGAGATTATGATGTTTACGAAGCATCCGATCCTTTGGTTATTTGTCTTAATCAGTTTTTCTCAGAATGCAGCAACACAGAGTATGTATCTGAAACAAATGTTGAAGAATTAACAGTTGATGAGGTAGCTGCATTCAAAGAAGATTGCATATTAGGTGTCAGCATTGGATTAGAAATTTTAGGCAGA contains these protein-coding regions:
- a CDS encoding DGQHR domain-containing protein, with the protein product MSDRVSDIASEYLTRENKDKQVLALLLEKFLGKKDRILVQKTEMGGSIAYVGSVTLEWFADRVRFASSLPLLQQKYNSEIDNIEIDADSIDEIRQRPLDWSRQLPLAQYLAARTNHKFPPVLVVINQPWVDNPKAAEWDKQGIATKSTIDFTPLDKDGKVGLLNVSEEDVSIYALDGQHRLMGVQGLMELIKTRKLQRYKKDKTADDTFITLSDLIEQYHVDPAYLQNLPAEKIGIEFICAIAAGETREQARRRVRSIFVHVNLMAAPLTKGQLAQLNEDDGFSIVARKIAVTHPLFEQQQNRKPRVNWDSATVASKSTVLTTLQALQDMSVRYLGQKFPLWKPLDKGLIPMRPEDDELQEGINEFENLFDYLASLPSYQLLEEEDTPPLRRFSFEKEGGEGNMLFRPVGQVAIAQALGILVFRKGLLLEDIFKKLRRFDQKGGFSGMEYPQSLWYGVLYDPNKKRIQVAGRDLAAKLLIYILGGITDQMERAELRKALANARTVENKTISFDGKFVEPKEVGLPPVLK
- a CDS encoding DNA sulfur modification protein DndB translates to MAQINENINDSVSSEVKTKFSAFLEPFFFEHHRDRCYPGLIFQHGKRTMLQINVPASDFSGLLQAKPSTGNDPDSGKNRPEVKGHANEIKKYIIERAKKDKPWIVGTITANLDPKDIKIIELGRGICLVVIRRGVKLDITDGQHRKSAIHELIESAESHLISDDDFPITLVLEGDFQQCQADFRDMAQTRQLDKSLLVSFGEFSGRVGITKELIKRVPMFEGKTEKIKLTPATKQKLIYTTNFIARFVSCVFTNDPSHQLRDYDVYEASDPLVICLNQFFSECSNTEYVSETNVEELTVDEVAAFKEDCILGVSIGLEILGRLLYSIYKEDNNFDETKVSQLAQIDWSRDNPVWRDNVVRIDPNPKNPDKPYKLSTATNAVTDAVKMVKIKLGWM